The Aedes aegypti strain LVP_AGWG unplaced genomic scaffold, AaegL5.0 Primary Assembly AGWG_AaegL5_hic_scaff_593_PBJ_arrow, whole genome shotgun sequence genome has a window encoding:
- the LOC110681227 gene encoding histone H4: MTGRGKGGKGLGKGGAKRHRKVLRDNIQGITKPAIRRLARRGGVKRISGLIYEETRGVLKVFLENVIRDAVTYTEHAKRKTVTAMDVVYALKRQGRTLYGFGG, from the coding sequence ATGACCGGCCGTGGCAAGGGAGGCAAAGGACTCGGAAAAGGAGGCGCCaagcgtcatcgcaaggttttgcgtgaTAACATCCAGGGTATCACCAAGCCCGCAATCCGTCGTCTGGCTCGTCGTGGAGGAGTCAAGCGTATCTCCGGACTTATCTACGAGGAAACTCGTGGTGTGTTGAAGGTGTTCCTGGAAAACGTCATCCGTGATGCCGTTACCTACACTGAACACGCCAAGCGTAAAACCGTTACCGCTATGGATGTTGTCTACGCTCTGAAGCGTCAGGGACGCACCCTGTACGGTTTCGGAGGTTAA
- the LOC110681229 gene encoding histone H1-like — protein sequence MSEVATEAAAAAPAASPAKTKKPRAPKGQGKPKKPSTHPPVNDMVVAAIKTLKERNGSSLQAIKKYIAANYKCDVAKLAPFLKKALKNGVEKGKFVQTKGTGASGSFKLKAEAKKAASEKKPKKAGEKKAKKATGEKKKATKKPAGEKKAKKPAGEKKAKKPAAAKKAKAAGAKAAKKAGGVKKAAAPKQKATKPSKTAAKKPKTPKPKKAAPAKKAAAKKTAAKK from the coding sequence ATGTCTGAAGTTGCCACTGAAGCCGCTGCCGCAGCCCCGGCTGCCTCGCCAGCCAAGACCAAGAAGCCAAGGGCCCCCAAGGGACAGGGCAAGCCGAAGAAGCCGTCGACCCACCCCCCAGTCAACGACATGGTTGTTGCTGCCATCAAAACCTTGAAGGAACGCAACGGATCGTCCCTGCAGGCCATCAAGAAGTACATCGCCGCCAACTACAAATGCGATGTCGCCAAGCTTGCCCCATTCCTCAAGAAGGCCTTGAAGAATGGCGTCGAGAAGGGCAAGTTCGTCCAAACCAAGGGCACCGGCGCTTCCGGTTCGTTCAAGCTGAAGGCTGAAGCTAAGAAGGCCGCCAGTGAGAAGAAACCGAAGAAGGCCGGCGAGAAGAAGGCCAAGAAGGCTACCGGAGAGAAGAAGAAGGCCACCAAGAAACCAGCTGGGGAGAAGAAGGCCAAGAAGCCAGCCGGCGAGAAGAAAGCCAAGAAGCCGGCTGCAGCCAAGAAAGCCAAAGCTGCTGGTGCCAAGGCTGCCAAAAAGGCCGGTGGTGTGAAGAAGGCTGCTGCTCCGAAGCAGAAGGCCACCAAACCTTCCAAGACCGCCGCCAAGAAGCCCAAGACCCCAAAACCGAAGAAGGCTGCCCCAGCCAAGAAAGCTGCCGCGAAGAAGACCGCTGCCAAGAAGTAA
- the LOC110681231 gene encoding histone H2B, translating into MAPKTSGKAAKKSGKAQKNIVKGDKKKKKQRRKESYAIYIYKVLKQVHPDTGVSSKAMSIMNSFVNDIFERIAAEASRLAHYNKRSTITSREIQTAVRLLLPGELAKHAVSEGTKAVTKYTSSK; encoded by the coding sequence ATGGCACCGAAAACCAGCGGAAAGGCCGCGAAGAAATCCGGCAAGGCCCAGAAGAACATTGTCAAGGgcgataagaagaagaagaagcagcgcAGGAAGGAAAGCTACGCCATCTACATCTACAAGGTGTTGAAGCAAGTTCACCCCGACACTGGCGTTTCGTCGAAAGCCATGAGCATCATGAACAGCTTCGTCAACGACATCTTTGAGCGTATTGCCGCCGAAGCCTCCCGCCTGGCCCACTACAACAAGCGTTCGACGATCACATCCCGCGAAATCCAAACCGCCGTCCGGCTTCTGCTCCCGGGAGAGTTGGCCAAGCACGCCGTTTCGGAAGGCACCAAGGCCGTCACCAAGTACACCAGCTCCAAGTAA
- the LOC110681223 gene encoding histone H3: protein MARTKQTARKSTGGKAPRKQLATKAARKSAPATGGVKKPHRYRPGTVALREIRRYQKSTELLIRKLPFQRLVREIAQDFKTDLRFQSSAVMALQEASEAYLVGLFEDTNLCAIHAKRVTIMPKDIQLARRIRGERA, encoded by the coding sequence ATGGCCCGTACCAAGCAGACTGCTCGTAAGTCTACTGGAGGAAAAGCTCCTCGCAAGCAGCTGGCTACCAAAGccgctcgcaagagcgccccagccaccggaggtGTCAAGAAGCCTCACCGTTATCGGCCAGGAACCGTTGCTCTGCGTGAAATCCGTCGCTACCAAAAGTCGACTGAGCTGCTGATCCGCAAGCTGCCATTCCAGCGTCTGGTTCGTGAGATCGcccaggacttcaagaccgatctgcgcttccagagctcggctgtcatggccctgcaggaagcgagcgaggcctatctggtcggtcttttcgaagataccaacctttgcgccatccacgccaagcgtgtcaccattatgcccaaggacatccagctggctcgccgtatccgtggagaacgcgcttaa